From a region of the Tachypleus tridentatus isolate NWPU-2018 chromosome 1, ASM421037v1, whole genome shotgun sequence genome:
- the LOC143244186 gene encoding CD63 antigen-like, producing MAFCGMSMMKYLLFAFNLLFVISGIGLIIAGALSLKNITKYSDFMEDENTASSTLLITVGSIIFILAFLGCYGAWKESYWMLITFAVLLTIIFALELAAGIAAYVYRKEVVKTFEEIMQNDLNTNETKSGWDKIQLDLKCCGAVNVSDWSNIYKYHNGSLPSSCCDTIVEDCNTANNNWHKQGCIEALENFLQDKIYIVGSVGVGMAFIQLLGITFACCLACNQNKS from the exons ATGGCGTTTTGTGGCATGTCAATGATGAAATATTTGCtgtttgcttttaatttattatttgta ATTTCTGGCATTGGTCTTATAATTGCCGGAGCACTGTCATtaaaaaacatcacaaaatattCAGATTTCATGGAAGATGAGAACACAGCTTCATCTACCCTGCTTATTACGGTTGGTTCCATTATTTTTATCCTTGCTTTCCTAGGATGTTATGGTGCCTGGAAAGAGAGCTATTGGATGCTTATAACA tttgcAGTTTTACTTACCATCATATTTGCTTTGGAGCTAGCAGCTGGTATAGCAGCCTATGTGTACAGGAAAGAG GTAGTGAAAACATTCGAGGAAATCATGCAGAATGACCTAAACACCAATGAAACTAAAAGTGGTTGGGATAAGATTCAGCTAGAT CTGAAATGTTGTGGTGCTGTGAATGTTTCTGACTGgagtaacatttataaatatcataatgGAAGTCTTCCATCTAGTTGTTGTGATACCATAGTTGAGGACTGCAATACTGCAAATAATAATTGGCATAAACAA GGATGTATTGAAGCTCTGGAAAACTTTcttcaagataaaatatatatcgTGGGAAGTGTTGGAGTTGGGATGGCTTTTATTCAG CTCCTTGGAATCACCTTTGCATGTTGCTTGGCATGCaatcaaaataaaagttaa